A window of Callospermophilus lateralis isolate mCalLat2 chromosome 13, mCalLat2.hap1, whole genome shotgun sequence contains these coding sequences:
- the Znf648 gene encoding zinc finger protein 648 — protein sequence MAEGDSQDRWGKGSLGSLTHDNQMLSMNLKSEDEDGGEAGDTGDSGEQAPPRGSSPVNDHYPDLQWQSPSFKEEETFSDPVSAGDTGEKPIEMPGKISWEREESKITLAQESPEAGAALGALPRGLSHGRLQSPRDSLPVGDDGGSKANQDTSLDVPSSFLDNEEYFCAQKDIDTSPDNSPECFPGTDSIWDLPTHETKAQDQGSANPACLAAAVLAKARSSRKDQNPAAEPDRRQAEGHPYKCLRGGEAFQKPRELPGAAGHGSAKPYACELCGKAYSHRGTLQQHRRLHTGERPYRCPFCDKAYTWSSDHRKHIRTHTGEKPYPCQDCGKAFVRSSDLRKHQRNMHSNNKPFPCSECGLTFNKPLSLLRHQRTHLGAKPFRCSACDREFAVASRMVEHQRVHSGERPFPCPTCGKCFTKSSNLYEHQTLHTGQRPFKCADCGVAFAQPSRLVRHQRIHTGERPFPCTQCGQAFARSSTLKRHQQIHSGEKGFLCAECGKAFRIASELAQHIRMHNGERPYQCEDCGQAFTRSNHLQRHRAKHDTCKKEPIPSSSDE from the coding sequence ATGGCAGAAGGGGACTCCCAGGACAGGTGGGGCAAGGGGTCCCTTGGCAGCCTGACTCATGACAACCAGATGTTGAGCATGAACTTAAAGAGTGAAGATGAGGATGGTGGGGAGGCAGGAGATACAGGGGACTCTGGTGAGCAGGCTCCTCCAAGGGGCAGCTCCCCAGTAAATGACCATTATCCTGACTTGCAGTGGCAGAGTCCCTCGTTCAAGGAGGAAGAAACCTTCTCTGATCCTGTTAGTGCTGGAGACACGGGGGAGAAACCTATAGAGATGCCTGGAAAGATCAGCTGGGAAAGAGAGGAGTCAAAGATCACCCTGGCTCAGGAGTCCCCTGAAGCAGGTGCAGCTTTGGGTGCCCTTCCTAGGGGCCTCTCACACGGTCGTTTGCAATCTCCTAGAGACTCACTACCTGTGGGGGATGATGGAGGCTCCAAGGCAAACCAGGACACATCCTTGGATGTCCCATCCAGCTTCCTGGACAATGAAGAGTATTTCTGTGCACAGAAAGATATAGACACATCTCCAGACAACTCTCCGGAGTGCTTTCCTGGAACAGATAGCATTTGGGATCTCCCTACGCATGAGACAAAGGCACAGGACCAGGGATCTGCCAATCCAGCCTGTCTGGCAGCTGCAGTGTTGGCAAAAGCGCGGAGCAGCAGAAAAGACCAGAACCCAGCTGCTGAGCCAGACCGCAGGCAGGCAGAGGGGCATCCCTACAAATGCCTGCGGGGCGGAGAGGCCTTCCAGAAGCCCCGCGAGCTGCCTGGAGCTGCAGGACACGGCAGTGCCAAGCCCTACGCTTGTGAGCTGTGCGGAAAGGCCTACTCCCACCGGGGCACGCTCCAGCAACACCGGCGCCTGCACACGGGCGAGCGACCTTACCGGTGCCCTTTCTGCGACAAGGCCTACACCTGGTCCTCGGACCACCGCAAGCACATCCGCACCCACACCGGTGAGAAGCCCTACCCATGCCAAGACTGCGGGAAGGCCTTCGTGCGCTCCTCGGACCTGCGCAAGCACCAGCGCAACATGCACAGCAACAACAAGCCCTTCCCGTGCTCTGAGTGCGGCCTGACCTTCAACAAGCCGCTGTCATTGCTGCGCCACCAGCGCACGCACCTAGGCGCCAAGCCTTTCCGCTGCTCCGCCTGTGACCGGGAGTTCGCAGTGGCCAGCCGCATGGTGGAGCATCAGCGCGTGCACTCTGGCGAGCGGCCATTCCCTTGCCCCACCtgtggcaagtgctttaccaaatCCTCCAACCTGTACGAGCACCAGACACTGCACACAGGGCAGAGGCCCTTCAAGTGCGCTGACTGCGGTGTGGCCTTCGCACAGCCCTCGCGCCTTGTGCGCCACCAGCGCATCCACACCGGTGAGAGGCCCTTCCCTTGCACACAGTGTGGCCAGGCCTTTGCCCGCTCCTCCACCCTGAAGAGGCACCAACAGATTCACTCTGGAGAGAAGGGATTCCTGTGTGCCGAGTGCGGCAAGGCATTCCGCATTGCGTCGGAGCTGGCTCAGCACATCCGGATGCACAACGGGGAGAGGCCCTACCAGTGTGAGGACTGTGGTCAGGCCTTCACCCGTTCCAACCACCTCCAGCGACACCGAGCCAAGCATGACACCTGCAAAAAGGAGCCCATCCCTTCCTCCTCTGATGAGTGA